The DNA segment ACGGCCTTCGACTCACAGCCGAGGATGCCCTTCACGTAGTTTGATACGCACTTCGTCTGGCCGGCGTAGCAGGCGTTGGCGCCCGTCGGAGCCGGGTTCGTGTACAGCGTGGTCTGGAGGCCCGCCACGAACGCATCGACCTTGGCGCCGATCGCGGTGCCGTCGGCCAGGGTGAGACAGGGAACCGTCGCGTTCTTCGCGTCGGCCTTCTCCATGCACGACTTGTTCAGCGGCAGGCCGGAGAACTTGTCGTTGACCTTCTGGGTACACAGCGAATCGATTGTGGTGCCGGCCTTGGCGGCCTTGGCCTGGCAACCGAGGTTGCCCTTGACCTTGTTGATGACGCACTTGACCTTGGCCACCTCACACTTCGCGGTGGGCGCGACCGCCGCATGCGCGATGCCGCTCGCCGTGACGGCGAATGCGCCGAGCACGAGCAGCGCCTTCATCTTGCTGACCATATCGATCTCCCTCCTAGCACTTGGCTCTGTTGGCCGGCGTCTTCCCATCGCGGCCTGTCCGCGTTGGCATTCATCGGCCTGTTTCGTGAGCGTCCTGCCACAGCGTGGTCGATGCCGACTTGCCAATCCATGTCCGCCGACGTGTCGCCGCCCGAAGTCGGCGGTCGCCGGTGCAAGAAGCGCTCGCACGAGACTGGGCGCGAGCCTGCCGGCGGCGGAGCATGCGATCGATCGTCTTGCCTCGAGTCCCCCCTATGGACCAGACGTTGTGCCACCCGAAGATGGCAGGATCGTCCCGAGGCATAACCGTCGCCAAAACGCGTTGTCAAGCAAATTCGGCCGCTCTTCCCGAGTGATTCTCCCTTGCGTTCCGGGCACGCGCTGCGTTAGACGGCCGGCGCGTGGCGCGACGGCTCGCTCTCTCTTGCGCCCTCCTGCTCGGGGTCGTGATCGGCTGCAAATCCAGCGCGCCGGAGTCCCGACCTGGCATGGTCTATATCCCCGCGGGAACGTTCCTGATGGGAAGCGCGACCGACGATCCCGCGGTGTATGATTGGGAGCGTTCGCACGAACAGCCCCAGCACGAGGTCTACGTCGACGCGTACTACCTCGACGCGCACGAGGTGACGAACCTCGACTTCGAACGGAAATATCCCAACAAGATCCGCAATCTCGTGTCGTCCCCGTGCGACGACTGTCCGGTTACCAACGTGCCCTGGTTGGCAGCTCAGGCGTACTGCGCCGCACAGGGAAAGCGTCTGCCGACCGAGGCCGAATGGGAGAAGGCCGCCAAGGGCGGGCTACCCAAGTGGACGCCCGAGCCGTTCGGCGACTACGTCTGGTTCGCGGGCAACACCATCAAGCAGGCGCAGCCGGTCGGGACGAAGAAGCCGAACCCGTACGGTCTCTACGACATGCTGGGCAACGTCCGCGAGTGGACGGCGGACTGGTACGGGCCCGAGTACTACCAACAGCGGGAGGGCAAGAATCCCAAAGGCCCGCCCGACGGCCAGCGTCGCGTGGAGCGAGGCGGCGCCTTCTTTCTGCCCGACCGCGGCGTGACCACGACGATCCGCTACAATCATCCGCCGCACTTCGAGCTCTACTTCCTCGGCTTCCGCTGCGCGCAGGATCCATAGCCACTCCAGCGGAGTTCGCGCTTTCGAGGCGGCGTCGGCGCGAGGTAGGCTGGCGGCGAAGCCACATGGCGGTCCGCGACAGACGACCCAAGGTCCTCGTCCTCGGGCAGGAGGATCGCGCCTTCCTCGCCGTCGTCCGTTCGCTCGGACGGCGCGGCATCGACGTGCACGTGGGCTGGTGCCCGGCCGACGCCGTCGCGCTGCGATCGCGCTACGTCGCACGCGTCCACGACCTGCCGGCGTACACCCAGGGCGACGACGCGTGGAAGGTGGCGCTCGTCGATCTCTTCCGGCGCGAAGCGTTCGACCTCGTCATCCCGACCAACGACACCACCATCATGCCGCTGCAGGCGCATCGCGCGGAGCTCGAGCCGCGTGCGCGCATCTACCTCATTTCGGACGAGGCCTACGCGATCTGCTTCGACAAGGGGCGCACGCACGATTTCGCTCAGGAGCACGGGGTGCCCGTCCCACGCCAGATGCGGCTCGCGCTGCCGGCGAGCCCCGGCACGATCCCGGCAGAGTCCTGGTATCCGCTGGTGTTGAAGCCGCTCGCGTCGTTCACTCTCGACGACCTCGAGCGCAAGCGGTTCGTCCGCCGCGTGATGCGACCCGGCGACCTCGCGCGCCAGCTCCAGCACTTCGCGGGCGCGCGCGAGGTGCTCGTGCAGGAATACTTCCCCGGGACCGGGGTCGGCGTCGAGGTGCTCGCGCACGAGGGCGAGGTGCTGCTCGCCTTCCAGCATCTGCGCGTGCACGAGCGCCCGAGCGGGGGCGCCGATTCGTATCGCGTGAGCCTGCCGTTGCGCGCGGACATGCGCGACGCGGCGGCGCGCATGGTGCGGGCGCTGCGCTACACCGGCGTCATCATGTTCGAGTTCCGGATGAACCTCGATACGGGCGCGTGGCTGCTGCTCGAGATCAACGGGCGCTTCTGGGCGTCGCTCCCGCTCTGCCTGCACGCCGGCGCGGACTTTCCGTGGTACCTCTATCGCCTGCTGGTCCATGGGGAGCGCGACGTCCCGCAGGAGTACCGGATCGGCGTGTACTGTCGGAACTGGCAGCGCGACGTCCTCTGGGCGCGGGAGAACCTGCGTGCGACCGGCGACGATCGCGTTTCGCTCGGGACGCTCGCGGGCGGGCTCGCGCACGCGCTCACCGGGCGCGAATCGAGCGACACGTTCGTGCTCGACGATCCGGCCCCGGGCGTCGAGGATCTGCGGCGGATGGCCGTGCGGGTCGGGCGCCGCATCTGGCGCAGCGGGCACACCGCCGTGTGGAGCCTGCCGCCGGTGCGCCGGCTGCTGGCGGGGAGGGCGCGCGCGGCGCTCCGCACCGCGCGCCAGCTCCTGTTCGTGTGCAAGGGCAACGTATGCCGGAGCCCGTTCGCGGAGGGCTACGCGCGCGCCGTCCTGAACCACGGCGTGGCGGTGCGCTCGGCCGGCCTCGCGCCGAAGCCGAGCCGCGGCTGCCCGGAGCTCGGCATCGAAGCGGCGCGCGCCCTCGGCGTCGATCTGCGCGAGCACCGCTCGGCGACGCTCACCGAGGCGATGGTGCGCGAAGCGGACGCGATCTTCGTGTTCGACTACGACGGCGTGCGGCGGCTCGGCGATCGCTATCCCTTCGCCCGCCCCAAGGTGTTCCCGGTCGGTCTTCTGATGACCGACGGGCCGGTCGAGATCCGCGATCCGTTCGGCGGCATCGCGGACGACTTCTCACGCACGTACGGGGCCATCCGGCGCGCGATCGACACGGTCGCGACGCCCGAGCCCGCGCGCGGCGACCTCTCGGCGCGCGCGGTTTGACGTTCGCGCCGCCGTAGGTCAAGCGAGGGCCCGTGCGCGGCCCAGGCGCGGTGGGGTGGGTGGCTCTGGTGCTCGGGGCCGGCGCGGCCGCCGCGGTCCTGCTCACGTGGCCGCTCGTGCGCGCGCCGGGCGCGACGATCCTCGACGATTCGACGCTCGACGGCTTCCAGTTCGTATGGAACTCGTGGTGGGTTCGCCGCGCCGTGCACGACGGCACGGATCCGTTCTACACCCGCCTCCTCTTCGCGCCGGATGGCATCGGGCTCTTCTGGCACACGCTCGGGCTCACGACCGGGCTGCTCTCGCTCGCCTTCGCCCGCGGCGACGATTTCACGCACGCGGTGTGGGCCCACAACGCGACCAACTTGGTCGCCGTCCCGGCCACCGTCGCGCTCGTGGCACTCCTCGTGCGCTGCTTCGTAGACCGCCCCGGGGTCGCCGCCGTCGCCGGGCTCGTCGCCGTCGCGAGCCCGTTCTACGCGCGGCAGCTCCACGGCCCGCATCTGGGCGCGCTGTGGGCGGTCGCGCTCGTGCTGCTGGCATGGCAGGCGCTGCCCGCGCGCCGCACGTGGCCGGCGGCCGTCGCCGCCGTCGCGGCGTTCGCCGTCCTGTTCGGCGCCTCGCAGGACTACGCGGCCATGGCCCTCGTCGTCTGCGGTGTCGACCTCGTCGTCCGGGCGCTGTCGCGCGGCGCCCGGCGTTGGGTCCTCGGCGAGGCGGTCGTGCTCGCCTGCGTCGTCGCGGTGATCATGCTCGCGGCGCGCGTCCTGGGCAGCGAGCTGCCCGAGCGTCCGCCCTTTCGATGGATCGTCTGGAACTCGGCGTACCTCTCCGGCTTCGTCACGCCGCCGTGGCTCGGCAGGGAGCGGCCGTGGCTCTATTTCGAGTCGTCGATCTACCTCGGGCTCGTGCCACTCGCGGGAGCTCTCCTGGCGCAGGTCGTGGCGCCGCGCGAGGCGACGCGGTGGAATCTCGCGGCGCTCGCCTGCCTCGCGATCGCGCTCGGCCCCATGTTGCAGCTGGGGCCGCCTTCGCTCGAGCTCTATCGCCAACCGGGCGAGGTGCCGCCGGTGTGGCCGGGATGGCCGACGCCGTATCGCCTCCTCTACGAGCTGGTGCCTGGCTTCGCGATGAGCCGTGGGCCGTGGCGCTGGGTGGGTGGCGCGCGGCTGTGCCTCGTCGTCGCGACGGCGTGCGGGCTCGGCGTCCTTGCACGCCGCGCCTCGTGGCGCACCGCCGCCGGCGTCGGGATCGCGCTCGTCGTACTGTCGTTCGCAGAGACGCTGCCGCACCGCCTGCACGCCGTGCCGGCGCTCATGCCGGCCGGCTACCGCGTGCTCGAGAGCGATCCCGGCGACTACGTCGTGGTCGATCTGCCGTCGGGTCTTCGCCGCGGCTCGTTCGCGCTCTTCTCGAGCTACTACATGGCGTATCAGACGGGACACCACCGCCCGCTCGTCGACGGCACGGTCGCGCGCCTTCCGGGTGCGCGCCGTCACCTCTTCGAGCGCCCCGACTTCCGCCTCGCCGACCATCCGGAGGTGCGCTACGTCGTCCTGCACCGCATGCTCTTCCGGCAGGTGTACCCGCGCGGACCGTCGGTTCGGCTCGCGAAGGAAGCGCGTGCCAGCGGACGACTCGTCTATCGCGATCGCTCGACGCGCGTCTACCGGATGGGGTGAGCCGCGCGTGCCCGCGGGCCTCAGGCTCGCAGCTCGAGGCCCGCGAGGTCTCCGGCGGCGCGCCACTCCTGCAGCAGGCGGAAGAACTCGACCGACCCGCCGCCGTAGAAGCCGTCCTGACCGCGGCGCGCGCCGGGCTTGCCCTCGTTGTTGTAGTAGCCCGGCGTGCAGTCCTCGAGGAACTGCTGCGCCAGCACCGCCAGGCGGATGATGGTCGCCACCCACTCCGCCTCGGCCTCCTCGGAGACCTCGATCGTGCGTACGCCGCGCCCGGCGGCGCACCCGACGACGTACGCGATGTGCTTGCTCTGCTCGTTCAGCATGTGCGGAAAGTTCACCGTGAAGCCGGTCTGCTGCGGCCCCATGATGAAGCAGTTCGGGAAGCCGCGGGTGAACATGCCGTGCAGCGTCGCGACGCCGCCGGCCCACTTCTCGGTGAGCGTCGTGCCGCCGCGCCCGACGATCGGGTACCCGGCGCGCCGCGAGTAGTCCGTGCCCACCTCGAAGCCGGTGGCGTAGACGAGACAGTCGAGCGCGTACTCGACGCCGCCGGCGACGACGCCCGCGGGCGTGACGCGCTCGACGCCTTTGCCCTGGGTGTCGACCAGGGTGACGTTCGGCCGGTTGAAGGTGGCCAGGTACTCGTCGTGGAAGCACGGGCGCTTGCAGAACTGGCGGTAGTAGGGCTTGAGCGCGGCCGCCGTACGCGGGTCGCGCACGACCCCGTCGACGCGGGCGCGGATCTGCTCCATCTTCTGGAAGTCCGCCAGCTCCATCGTCTTGGCGATGCCGTCCCGCGAGACGGCGCCGCCCTCGTCGGTCTGCACCATCACGAGGAGCTTCCGGATGATGTCCGTCCAGCCGTCGCTGACGAGGTCTTCCTCCTGGAAGCCGCCCGTCACCAGGATGTTGAAGTTGTCCATCCGCCGCTGGTGCCATCCCGGCTCGAGACTCTTCGCCCACTCGGGGTCGGTGGGCCGGTTCGCGCGCACGTCGATGGACGAGGGCGTGCGCTGGAAGACGTAGAGATGCCCGGCGGCGGCGCCGAGGTGCGGCACGCACTGCACCGCCGTCGCGCCGGTACCGATGATGCCGACCCGCTTGCCGCGCAGCCCGGCGAGGTTGCCGCTCGAATCGCCGCCCGTGTACGCATAGTCCCAGCGGCTGGTGTGGAAGGCGTGTCCCCGGAACGACTCGATGCCGGGGATGCCGGGCAGCTTCGGGCGGTTGAGCGGCCCGTTCGCCATCACCACGTAGCGGGCCCGGAGGCGATCGCCGCGGTTGGTCGAGACGATCCAGCGCGCCGCGCCCTCGTCCCAGCGCATCTCGGTGACTTCGGTCTGGAACAGGGCGCCGCGGTAGAGATCGTACTTGCGGCCGATCGCCCGGCTGTGGGCGAGGATCTCGGGGGCGTGGGCGTACTTCTCGGTCGGGACGTAGGCCAGCTCCTCGAGCAGCGGCAGGTAGATGTACGCCTCGACGTCGCACTGCGCGCCGGGGTAGCGGTTCCAGTACCAGGTGCCGCCGAAGTCGCCGCCCTTCTCGACGATGCGGACGTTTGCGATGCCGGCCTCGTGCAGGCGCGCGGCGGCCAGCAGCCCGCCGAAGCCGCCGCCGATCACCAGCGCCTCGACGTCGTCCGACAGCGGCGCGCGCGTGAACCCCGGCTCCACGTAGGGGTCGTCCACGAAGTGGGCGAACGCGCCCGTCACCTCGACGTACTGGTCGTTGCCGTCGGGGCGAAGGCGCTTGTCGCGCTCCTCGCGATACTTCGCGCGCAGCGCGTCCGGATCGAACCCGGGCGCAGTGGATTCAGGGGCTGATCCGGCCATCGCGGGCTTCTTTATCCATCGCGTCGGGCCCACGGAAGATGCGGCGATAGAGGTCCGTCACGAGGAGGCCTTCGGGGTCGAGCCGGCGCTTCAGGGCCAGGAAGCGCTGCACGCGCTCTTCGGCGAGGTAGGTCTCGAGCTGCGAGGCGGTGAGGGTCGAGTCCTTGGCGAAGTAGAAGCGTCCGCCGGCGTCGAGCACGACGCGCGTCAGGTCCGCGGCGTGCTCCCACAGGCGGCGGCGGTTGCGCGCCGTCACCTTGAAGTCGAGCGCGAGCGAGTAGCCGTCGACGGCGTGGGTCATGAGGAAGGGATCCATCCGGTGGCGCTTGAAGACGCCGAGGTAGGGCGTGAGCCCGGCACGGTGCGAGCGCTCGAGGATCTCGCGATAGACGTCGCGCGCCGTCGCCGCGGGCAGGAAGGTCTGGTACTGGATCAGGCCGCCGCCGCCGTAGCTGCGCTTCCAGTCCGGGACGTAGTCGAGCAGGAACGCGAAGCCGACGTGCGACTGGCGGTAGCGGCGGCGGCCCTCCAGGGCGGAGAGACCGTACTTGGTCGCGTTCACGAGACGGACCCCGGGATCGTTCGTGAACGGCCGCATGGCGAGCCACATGAGCGATTTCGGGACGACGCCCATGAGCGTCGGCGGCAGCTCCTGGCTCGCGACCCGCAGCGTCTGCGCCGCCATCGG comes from the Candidatus Eisenbacteria bacterium genome and includes:
- a CDS encoding SUMF1/EgtB/PvdO family nonheme iron enzyme codes for the protein MVYIPAGTFLMGSATDDPAVYDWERSHEQPQHEVYVDAYYLDAHEVTNLDFERKYPNKIRNLVSSPCDDCPVTNVPWLAAQAYCAAQGKRLPTEAEWEKAAKGGLPKWTPEPFGDYVWFAGNTIKQAQPVGTKKPNPYGLYDMLGNVREWTADWYGPEYYQQREGKNPKGPPDGQRRVERGGAFFLPDRGVTTTIRYNHPPHFELYFLGFRCAQDP
- a CDS encoding ATP-grasp domain-containing protein produces the protein MAVRDRRPKVLVLGQEDRAFLAVVRSLGRRGIDVHVGWCPADAVALRSRYVARVHDLPAYTQGDDAWKVALVDLFRREAFDLVIPTNDTTIMPLQAHRAELEPRARIYLISDEAYAICFDKGRTHDFAQEHGVPVPRQMRLALPASPGTIPAESWYPLVLKPLASFTLDDLERKRFVRRVMRPGDLARQLQHFAGAREVLVQEYFPGTGVGVEVLAHEGEVLLAFQHLRVHERPSGGADSYRVSLPLRADMRDAAARMVRALRYTGVIMFEFRMNLDTGAWLLLEINGRFWASLPLCLHAGADFPWYLYRLLVHGERDVPQEYRIGVYCRNWQRDVLWARENLRATGDDRVSLGTLAGGLAHALTGRESSDTFVLDDPAPGVEDLRRMAVRVGRRIWRSGHTAVWSLPPVRRLLAGRARAALRTARQLLFVCKGNVCRSPFAEGYARAVLNHGVAVRSAGLAPKPSRGCPELGIEAARALGVDLREHRSATLTEAMVREADAIFVFDYDGVRRLGDRYPFARPKVFPVGLLMTDGPVEIRDPFGGIADDFSRTYGAIRRAIDTVATPEPARGDLSARAV
- a CDS encoding NAD(P)/FAD-dependent oxidoreductase, which gives rise to MAGSAPESTAPGFDPDALRAKYREERDKRLRPDGNDQYVEVTGAFAHFVDDPYVEPGFTRAPLSDDVEALVIGGGFGGLLAAARLHEAGIANVRIVEKGGDFGGTWYWNRYPGAQCDVEAYIYLPLLEELAYVPTEKYAHAPEILAHSRAIGRKYDLYRGALFQTEVTEMRWDEGAARWIVSTNRGDRLRARYVVMANGPLNRPKLPGIPGIESFRGHAFHTSRWDYAYTGGDSSGNLAGLRGKRVGIIGTGATAVQCVPHLGAAAGHLYVFQRTPSSIDVRANRPTDPEWAKSLEPGWHQRRMDNFNILVTGGFQEEDLVSDGWTDIIRKLLVMVQTDEGGAVSRDGIAKTMELADFQKMEQIRARVDGVVRDPRTAAALKPYYRQFCKRPCFHDEYLATFNRPNVTLVDTQGKGVERVTPAGVVAGGVEYALDCLVYATGFEVGTDYSRRAGYPIVGRGGTTLTEKWAGGVATLHGMFTRGFPNCFIMGPQQTGFTVNFPHMLNEQSKHIAYVVGCAAGRGVRTIEVSEEAEAEWVATIIRLAVLAQQFLEDCTPGYYNNEGKPGARRGQDGFYGGGSVEFFRLLQEWRAAGDLAGLELRA